In a genomic window of Ignavibacteria bacterium:
- a CDS encoding ATP-binding protein: MIQDTLEKMRKMRLHGMHRLFKTIAEGTLPDELTPDELVGALVDNEWDDRHNRTIERGLKNARFRYKASIEALEFGIDRNVEKHAILRLAECTFIDKCENILITGSTGIGKSYIASALGHQACAAGYRVAYHNTAKLFARLKMAKADGSYLKEISKLEKQHLLILDDFGLQPFDAQSRAALMEIIEDRHGKSSTIITSQIPVGAWHDVIGEPTVADAILDRLVYAAHRLELKGESLRKRSQVAAEKQLN; this comes from the coding sequence ATGATCCAAGACACCTTAGAGAAGATGCGCAAGATGCGCCTGCATGGCATGCACCGGCTTTTCAAGACCATTGCCGAAGGCACTCTCCCCGACGAGCTCACACCCGATGAGCTCGTCGGGGCCTTGGTCGATAACGAATGGGACGACCGCCACAACCGCACCATTGAACGAGGACTCAAAAACGCTCGCTTCCGCTATAAAGCTTCGATCGAAGCTCTGGAGTTCGGCATTGACCGCAATGTTGAGAAGCACGCCATCTTACGACTTGCCGAGTGCACCTTCATCGATAAGTGTGAGAACATCCTCATCACCGGAAGTACCGGCATCGGCAAAAGCTACATCGCTTCGGCACTCGGCCACCAGGCCTGCGCGGCCGGTTATCGCGTCGCCTATCACAACACCGCCAAGCTCTTTGCAAGGTTGAAAATGGCCAAGGCCGACGGGTCGTATCTCAAGGAGATATCCAAGCTTGAGAAGCAACATCTACTCATCCTCGATGACTTCGGTTTGCAGCCCTTTGATGCTCAAAGCCGAGCCGCGCTCATGGAGATCATCGAAGACCGACATGGTAAGTCATCCACCATCATCACATCACAGATCCCCGTGGGCGCTTGGCATGACGTCATCGGCGAACCTACCGTCGCAGATGCTATCTTAGATCGTCTCGTCTACGCTGCCCATCGTCTTGAGCTTAAAGGTGAGTCACTCAGAAAGCGTTCTCAAGTAGCCGCCGAAAAACAACTCAACTAA
- a CDS encoding T9SS type A sorting domain-containing protein, with translation MWTFTRFNPNEGPALGGPFLALAEKADILFYTPNNYFLIVFDATTGFRIDSIDLRPIVGKPNLRPQRIYSSSDGSRLCVMWLSSGSLHISVISYPENKLIKELPFEIPNPWEQYVCSISPNGRFVVAPRLIENSTRFALYDLERDTMFALPLVNTDSYSNSMYDFDDASAQLVYTSSSVAGSQLTIMELTSGEYRRSYIPGRFTSPTFSGDGKFIITSADITTNLGLSWYPRVHVYDVATGEKRWGLSGKLETGDERRYDMHSYALSTDGQTAFVFRNDTSMAEELRTGMFYRLTDTIPFARCETKTFTNHDDFTGFSLFSSDLTRGYMSADILLSSTSRYKCDILAGRFNLALSSISDGQDVKQFPLLYPNPASGTVNARWVGENAKVRWSIVSIGGQELAVGPAEAIEHLVTIELPTNLPRGSHLLRIASTVSAQSLSYTLVIQ, from the coding sequence ATGTGGACATTTACTCGTTTCAACCCAAATGAAGGACCTGCTCTAGGTGGTCCATTCTTAGCCCTCGCTGAAAAAGCAGACATCCTCTTCTATACTCCAAATAATTACTTTCTCATCGTCTTCGACGCAACTACGGGCTTCCGTATTGACTCAATCGATCTCCGTCCGATTGTGGGCAAACCAAACCTACGCCCACAACGGATCTATTCGAGTTCAGATGGGTCTCGTCTCTGTGTTATGTGGCTTAGCTCCGGTTCCCTTCACATTTCTGTTATCTCATACCCGGAAAACAAGCTCATCAAGGAGCTACCGTTTGAGATCCCGAATCCATGGGAGCAATACGTCTGCAGTATTTCTCCGAACGGTCGGTTCGTTGTCGCTCCCAGGCTCATTGAGAATTCTACACGCTTTGCTTTATATGACCTAGAACGTGATACCATGTTCGCGTTGCCATTAGTCAATACAGATTCGTATTCAAATTCAATGTATGATTTTGATGATGCAAGCGCGCAACTAGTGTATACATCATCTTCAGTGGCAGGCTCCCAACTGACCATCATGGAGCTTACGAGCGGCGAGTATCGTCGGAGTTACATTCCCGGAAGATTTACCTCACCAACGTTTTCCGGTGACGGCAAGTTCATCATCACATCTGCCGATATCACAACAAATCTTGGCCTGAGTTGGTACCCGCGCGTACATGTTTACGATGTGGCTACGGGCGAAAAACGGTGGGGACTGTCAGGAAAACTAGAAACAGGAGATGAGAGACGATATGACATGCATAGCTATGCATTGTCAACAGACGGTCAAACGGCATTTGTCTTTCGCAACGACACATCAATGGCCGAAGAACTTCGTACAGGAATGTTCTACCGGCTCACTGACACAATTCCCTTCGCGCGATGCGAAACCAAGACATTTACGAATCACGACGATTTCACGGGTTTTTCGTTGTTCTCCTCAGACCTTACTCGAGGTTATATGTCTGCTGATATATTATTGTCTAGCACATCACGGTATAAATGCGACATACTTGCCGGGCGGTTCAACCTTGCACTTTCATCCATTAGCGATGGGCAGGACGTCAAACAATTCCCTCTTTTATACCCCAATCCTGCAAGCGGAACTGTGAATGCCCGTTGGGTGGGTGAAAACGCTAAAGTTCGTTGGTCTATTGTTTCAATTGGTGGTCAAGAACTAGCCGTTGGGCCCGCGGAGGCAATAGAACATCTCGTTACCATTGAACTTCCTACCAACCTCCCTCGTGGTTCTCACTTGTTGCGAATTGCGTCTACGGTAAGTGCCCAGTCTTTGTCATATACACTTGTTATTCAATAG
- a CDS encoding PKD domain-containing protein: MLNLRLHILLQRKLSSMPQFTTIVVFLLISLSAAHAQTEYATWVFGTNAGLTFNNGSGGILDTPRVILNLPIDTREGSSTYSHPCVGSLTLYAMGETAFDGTGRVLDNGTVLSGGSSSSQGALWVRDVSRPLSVYLFIPPDMTDVSATGTQHYTLNRAELGAAGRWTMVERDIVLDPRPGSERIAAAHDAAGTGYWVVTQYTDSAVRNIEFVAYHVTMSGIDPVKVTSRFISSTLPQQAGIMKFSSDGRRLAMTSVDDVVIGLYDFDPSTGVVSRQRQITLSTLPEWQRASFCYGLSFTSSGNYLYTSVRALGTDGITRSSIVRLSVPLLNFDQTVAPELIFATTLTNPYPAALQLGPNRKIYFTFNDNVGEMAYTDDFGVVVTSMAHRFPGISQPRLGLPTCIESTFPRPTPVLTCDLPSGTISASDVCEGGCTVITQNIQGSPTQWLWSFPGGRPAVSTDSIPPRVCYDTAGTYIITLTVRNNAGAVQIADTITVRSAPDVDAGPNVSICVGGQLDLSASGAVTYRWSPASLVDDPTSATPRTVPLTQRTVFVVEGTGSDGCVGVDSVEVSVLPPHTITVQVENANVQVGDYAVVPVTVTSAQVGGSVRLTLSEHEGLVWQAPWNTSVDIDLDSTVKVLSPVALVLLNGDTSRTVNANAEILDTCATTAVRSGEVHVEGCALSARRIVLTQPLTVNIVDGQLVVTGDGSIDVTVYDHVGRSITQATGHHQVRITIETENLRQLFVVARSGGHVLVKYAINGLQASGMSSRKL; this comes from the coding sequence ATGCTCAACCTTAGATTGCACATCCTGCTACAGCGAAAACTCTCTTCCATGCCCCAATTCACCACGATTGTCGTTTTCCTGCTGATCTCTCTGTCTGCCGCCCATGCGCAGACGGAGTATGCTACGTGGGTGTTCGGTACGAATGCGGGGCTGACGTTCAACAATGGGAGCGGTGGGATCCTTGATACTCCGCGGGTGATCCTGAATCTGCCGATCGATACGCGGGAAGGGAGTTCGACCTATTCGCATCCGTGTGTTGGGTCGCTCACGCTTTATGCGATGGGGGAGACGGCCTTCGACGGAACGGGGAGGGTGCTCGATAACGGCACTGTTCTCAGCGGTGGTTCAAGTTCTTCTCAAGGGGCTCTGTGGGTGCGGGATGTGTCTCGCCCCCTGTCCGTGTATCTGTTCATACCGCCGGACATGACGGATGTAAGCGCAACGGGAACACAACACTACACGCTCAATAGGGCGGAGCTGGGTGCTGCGGGACGGTGGACGATGGTGGAGCGTGATATCGTTCTCGATCCTCGACCGGGTTCGGAGCGTATCGCTGCAGCGCACGATGCGGCAGGGACGGGATATTGGGTTGTTACGCAATACACCGATAGTGCTGTTCGGAACATTGAGTTCGTTGCCTACCATGTAACGATGTCAGGTATCGATCCGGTGAAGGTAACGTCACGCTTCATATCGTCAACTCTGCCTCAACAAGCGGGGATCATGAAGTTCTCGAGTGATGGTAGACGGCTTGCCATGACCAGTGTTGATGATGTTGTGATCGGACTGTATGACTTCGACCCGTCGACGGGAGTTGTGTCTCGACAACGTCAGATCACTCTCTCTACCTTGCCCGAGTGGCAACGTGCATCATTCTGTTACGGTCTGTCCTTCACATCCTCGGGCAACTACCTCTATACATCTGTACGAGCTTTGGGGACAGATGGCATCACGAGATCGTCCATCGTTCGGTTATCAGTTCCGTTATTGAACTTCGATCAGACTGTAGCGCCTGAACTGATCTTTGCCACCACGCTTACCAATCCCTATCCTGCAGCATTGCAGCTTGGACCCAACAGAAAGATCTACTTCACCTTCAACGACAACGTGGGTGAGATGGCATACACCGATGACTTTGGCGTAGTTGTTACCTCCATGGCCCACAGATTCCCCGGCATCTCACAGCCGCGACTCGGCCTTCCAACGTGCATCGAGAGTACCTTTCCGCGTCCAACACCCGTGTTGACGTGTGATCTTCCGTCAGGAACTATCTCCGCTTCTGATGTCTGTGAAGGGGGCTGCACTGTTATCACCCAAAACATCCAAGGCAGTCCAACACAGTGGTTGTGGTCGTTCCCCGGCGGACGTCCAGCCGTTTCTACAGATTCTATCCCTCCTCGCGTCTGCTACGATACGGCTGGCACGTACATCATCACGCTCACTGTCCGCAACAATGCAGGTGCAGTGCAGATCGCCGATACCATTACCGTACGTTCTGCGCCCGACGTCGATGCCGGACCCAATGTTTCGATCTGTGTTGGTGGGCAGCTCGATCTGTCAGCGAGCGGAGCCGTCACCTACCGCTGGTCACCCGCATCACTTGTTGACGATCCCACCTCTGCCACACCTCGCACCGTCCCCCTAACGCAGCGCACCGTCTTTGTTGTTGAAGGAACCGGTAGTGATGGATGTGTGGGTGTTGATAGTGTGGAGGTCAGTGTATTGCCCCCTCACACGATCACCGTGCAGGTGGAGAACGCCAATGTGCAGGTAGGGGACTATGCCGTTGTCCCTGTTACCGTGACATCTGCCCAAGTAGGGGGCTCCGTTCGCCTCACACTCTCTGAGCATGAGGGTCTAGTTTGGCAAGCCCCGTGGAACACTTCAGTAGACATTGATCTCGACTCTACTGTGAAGGTGCTCAGTCCGGTGGCTCTGGTTCTGCTGAACGGAGACACGAGCAGAACAGTGAATGCCAACGCAGAGATTCTCGATACTTGTGCAACAACTGCGGTACGTTCCGGTGAAGTACATGTAGAGGGCTGTGCGCTATCCGCACGGAGGATAGTACTCACGCAACCACTGACGGTAAACATTGTTGACGGACAGCTCGTTGTAACAGGAGATGGGTCCATTGATGTCACTGTGTATGACCACGTAGGTCGGTCGATCACGCAAGCTACAGGTCACCACCAAGTACGCATCACCATCGAGACAGAAAACCTACGACAACTCTTCGTTGTTGCGAGATCGGGTGGTCATGTTCTCGTGAAATACGCGATAAATGGTTTACAAGCGAGTGGAATGTCAAGCAGAAAATTATGA
- a CDS encoding peptidase S41, with amino-acid sequence MRSVSLVCASAVICLLFFSCANKPPENKAKKLSIVTKLKEHAHLPVKERLALYYRLREEEPGTYDFGNENELTLYGYSYLWKDSLADAIAIFDLIVTEFPNSSNAYDSRGEAHLLAQDTNRALLDYERSLLLNPDNFHAEDIIEQIHHPERKPLTVREKYEKVYSREEYGADLDQLGHKLLSIHPHALKFITKEQYWKNVNYRKSLITATTTYAEFAWHCNAIIASIGCSHTASSTMQNAYHEYALLPLEKMFPLRVRLVAAKLYVVDPMNNADRVAVKDEILRINGIETTKLLSDVFEHLPSQANIQTNKRQQFNTYFAALLPYAFGLPTSFEIVVQGKAGAIKLHTAKKVATELYDPSIRSCAKDLCLEEIDRNSAVLTIASFNYYEWGEFPVFRAFVDSTMKVVRSKKYRNLIIDLRYNRGGSQYASIHLLQYLIDRPFTYYSTAQFAGKTDILHGEEVLKPNEYVYDGNLFFLIDGNGTSTTGHFMSLVNEHDLGTIIGEELGSNQFCTAGQTLFRLRNTKLEVSVANNTHVSAASKLSDRVGVLPDYPVEQSIEDYLARVDAVKNFALSLARR; translated from the coding sequence ATGAGAAGTGTATCGCTGGTTTGTGCTTCAGCTGTGATTTGCCTCTTGTTCTTCTCATGCGCTAACAAGCCCCCTGAGAACAAGGCAAAGAAGCTGTCGATCGTAACGAAACTCAAGGAACATGCGCACCTGCCAGTGAAAGAGCGTCTTGCACTCTACTATCGACTTCGAGAAGAAGAACCAGGTACGTACGACTTCGGAAATGAAAACGAACTTACACTGTACGGATACTCGTATTTGTGGAAGGACAGTCTGGCAGACGCGATAGCCATTTTCGATTTGATTGTAACGGAGTTTCCAAACTCGTCAAACGCCTATGACAGTAGGGGCGAAGCACACCTGCTCGCACAGGACACGAATCGGGCATTATTGGACTATGAAAGATCGCTGCTCCTCAATCCCGACAACTTCCATGCAGAAGATATTATCGAACAGATACACCATCCTGAGAGGAAGCCCCTCACTGTACGAGAAAAGTATGAGAAGGTCTATTCCCGCGAGGAATACGGAGCAGATCTGGATCAGTTGGGGCACAAGTTGTTGTCCATCCATCCACATGCCCTGAAGTTCATAACAAAGGAACAGTACTGGAAGAATGTTAACTATAGAAAGTCATTGATCACTGCCACAACAACCTATGCCGAGTTTGCCTGGCATTGCAACGCCATCATCGCAAGCATTGGGTGTTCACACACGGCATCTTCTACGATGCAAAACGCCTATCATGAGTATGCTCTGTTGCCCCTTGAGAAGATGTTCCCACTGAGGGTTAGACTCGTGGCTGCTAAGCTGTACGTTGTGGACCCAATGAACAACGCAGATAGAGTAGCGGTAAAAGATGAGATTCTTCGCATCAACGGAATCGAAACAACCAAACTCCTGTCCGATGTGTTTGAGCATCTCCCTTCACAAGCCAATATTCAGACCAATAAACGACAGCAATTCAACACCTACTTTGCGGCTCTTCTACCATACGCGTTTGGTTTGCCAACGAGCTTCGAAATTGTCGTTCAAGGTAAGGCAGGTGCAATCAAACTTCATACAGCAAAGAAGGTCGCAACTGAGCTCTATGATCCATCGATACGAAGTTGTGCAAAGGACTTGTGTCTTGAAGAGATCGATAGAAACTCGGCTGTCCTAACGATCGCATCGTTTAACTACTATGAGTGGGGCGAATTCCCTGTATTCAGAGCATTTGTCGACAGCACAATGAAGGTTGTCCGTAGCAAGAAGTATAGAAATCTGATCATCGATCTCCGATATAATCGGGGCGGCTCTCAGTACGCAAGTATCCATCTGCTTCAGTATCTGATTGATAGACCGTTCACGTACTACTCAACGGCGCAATTCGCAGGCAAGACAGACATTCTACACGGTGAAGAAGTCCTGAAACCCAATGAGTATGTCTATGATGGGAACCTCTTCTTCTTGATCGATGGAAATGGCACTTCTACAACGGGGCATTTTATGAGCCTTGTAAATGAGCATGACCTGGGCACGATCATTGGAGAGGAATTAGGTTCGAATCAGTTCTGTACAGCCGGACAGACATTGTTTCGTCTGAGAAATACGAAGCTCGAGGTCTCAGTAGCGAACAACACTCATGTATCAGCAGCCTCGAAGCTGTCAGATCGAGTAGGAGTTCTCCCGGACTACCCAGTGGAGCAGAGCATTGAAGATTATCTGGCTAGAGTGGACGCAGTTAAGAACTTTGCACTGAGTCTGGCCAGACGATAG
- a CDS encoding efflux transporter outer membrane subunit produces MRHLQFIVVCCVLVLVALEGCKVGPDYQRPDIVTPDGWRERVRTDTSLGQEPYWRVYDDAVLHGYIKRSLDSNLDLLAVMARIEAARAQVTIANSGLFPTLGVNGDVSGFANSENRYPGVSGDAFLGPTGVFGLMATLSWELDVFGRIRRGTEAQRAQLRATEEAYRASRVSIVSAVSETYITLRQLDMLKEIIDSNLASRREYERLAKTLFEGGKTSELDWRQAEGELRRVEAELPVVKISIAQTENALNVLLGRQPGLAVERGKSLSQQNVPTALPSGLPSQLIERRPDVVAAEQRLIAANALVGRAIAEQFPRFAINATGGLQSLDGSTVFDANSLMWNAAGNVAQPLFQGGKLAAQVDVADANTKEAVALYRQSILVAFKEVNDALVDVVQRRSEVDATVAGVKSNRDVLRLSELRYRYGATPYLQVLDAQRSLLDAQRKEVTARAAWYVAYIRLYKALGGGWR; encoded by the coding sequence ATGAGACACCTGCAATTCATCGTCGTGTGTTGTGTACTCGTGCTTGTTGCACTTGAAGGTTGCAAGGTGGGGCCGGATTATCAACGTCCCGATATCGTAACGCCCGACGGATGGCGAGAGCGTGTACGCACCGATACATCGTTGGGTCAGGAGCCATATTGGCGGGTGTACGATGATGCCGTGTTGCACGGATATATCAAACGTTCGCTCGACAGTAACCTCGATCTCTTGGCGGTGATGGCACGCATTGAGGCAGCGCGTGCTCAGGTGACCATTGCCAACAGCGGACTCTTCCCAACGTTGGGAGTGAACGGTGATGTGAGCGGTTTCGCCAATTCCGAGAACAGATATCCGGGCGTATCCGGAGATGCCTTCCTTGGACCAACGGGTGTGTTCGGACTCATGGCCACGTTGTCGTGGGAACTTGATGTGTTTGGCCGCATCCGACGCGGAACAGAAGCTCAGCGTGCACAATTGCGTGCAACAGAAGAAGCCTATCGGGCATCGCGAGTTTCGATCGTTTCGGCCGTATCCGAGACCTACATCACGCTTCGTCAGCTCGACATGCTCAAGGAGATCATCGACAGCAACCTTGCATCGCGCAGAGAATATGAACGTCTTGCCAAGACCCTTTTTGAAGGGGGCAAGACATCCGAGCTCGATTGGCGTCAGGCAGAAGGGGAGTTGCGCCGAGTAGAGGCCGAACTTCCTGTTGTAAAGATCTCCATCGCCCAGACAGAGAACGCCCTCAACGTCCTCTTGGGACGTCAGCCCGGACTTGCCGTTGAGCGCGGGAAGAGTTTGTCGCAACAGAACGTGCCCACCGCCCTTCCGTCGGGGCTTCCAAGTCAGCTCATCGAGCGCCGTCCGGACGTCGTAGCCGCCGAACAGCGCCTCATTGCCGCCAACGCCCTTGTTGGACGTGCCATTGCCGAGCAATTCCCTCGTTTTGCCATCAATGCTACAGGGGGCTTACAGTCGCTCGACGGTTCCACCGTCTTCGACGCCAACTCCCTCATGTGGAACGCCGCCGGTAATGTAGCCCAGCCATTGTTCCAGGGCGGCAAGCTCGCAGCCCAGGTGGACGTGGCCGATGCCAACACCAAGGAAGCGGTTGCACTGTATCGTCAGTCAATTCTTGTAGCCTTCAAAGAAGTGAACGACGCCCTCGTGGACGTTGTCCAGCGCAGATCCGAAGTAGACGCCACCGTTGCCGGCGTCAAGTCCAACCGCGACGTTTTGCGTCTCTCCGAGCTCCGCTACCGCTACGGCGCCACGCCCTACCTCCAGGTCTTAGACGCCCAGCGCTCCCTGCTGGACGCCCAACGCAAGGAAGTAACCGCACGTGCAGCGTGGTACGTCGCCTACATTAGGTTGTATAAGGCGTTGGGCGGAGGCTGGCGTTGA
- a CDS encoding multidrug efflux RND transporter permease subunit: MFSAFFVRRPIVAIVISIVTVIAGLVSMLSLPIEQYPPLSPPLVRVTGTYPGAGAEAVEQSVATPIEQQVNGVDNMIYMMSRNTSDGVGVIEVTFDVGVDLDNANMLTQNRVSQANSRLPQEVLQQGVTVAKLNPSILMLVSIASPKGTYSGEFLNNYAMINVRDQILRVKGVSQVDLMGGSEYSMRIWLKPDMMAKLGLTSSDVMTAVKDQNIQAPAGKVGAPPSAPGQENTFTVSAPGRLTTPEEFANIILRETADGRIVRLGDVARVELGSENYKSFGRLGGKPSALLAIYLLPGANQLESAEGIYETLETLKSTFPDDITAVVGYDTTPAVEASIEEIVHTLLEAVLLVILVVFIFLQNGRATLIPLLTVPVSLIGTFALFPLLGFSINTVSLFGLVLAIGIVVDDAIVVVEAVMHHMEQGMNSREATLKAMSEVSGPVVAIALILAAVFVPVAFLGGITGRLYQQFAMTIAFSVILSAFNALTLSPALAAMLLKPTDLNGKGPLKAFYRWFNKIFGRTTDGYISIVRLVVRKSVLALVAVVGFAVLAVLTMGRVPSGFVPDEDQGIFLANVMLPNASSLERTDALCAQIEKILAAQPGIESYNTVGGLSFLTNAYTPNVASFLVRLKPWSERDSPELHAKSIMKTLNRKFMALPEAIVFCFAPPTIPGFGAAGGFSAYLQDRSGSMTVKDMQEQTMKFMAAASKRPELINLFTQFDAGVPQIGVDLDREKARKLGVNIQDVFTTLQAALGGAYINDFNRFGRLYRVYMQSESQYRQTVSDIGGFYVRSRTTDEMIPLSTLVTTSNTTGAEVMYRFNLFRSVAISGAAGQGYSSGQALTALEEVAASELPNTMSIAFAGLSFEEKRAPSPVPTFILAIVLVFLLLASQYDSWKLPWSVLLGTPIAAFGAFFGVWIMGLDNNVYTQIGLILLIGLAAKNSILIVEFAKETVEKEKASYAEAAVKSARLRFRPILMTAFAFILGVVPLMTASGSGAGSRVAMGTAVFYGMLIATAFGVVLVPGLFAFIEGFSLKKKAKAEQAANVPTESAQ, encoded by the coding sequence ATGTTCTCAGCCTTCTTCGTGCGACGTCCTATCGTTGCTATCGTGATCTCCATTGTTACGGTGATCGCCGGACTTGTGTCGATGCTCAGTCTTCCGATCGAGCAGTACCCGCCACTCTCGCCCCCTCTCGTACGTGTAACAGGGACCTACCCCGGCGCCGGTGCAGAGGCCGTGGAGCAATCCGTTGCCACTCCGATCGAACAACAGGTGAACGGCGTAGACAACATGATCTACATGATGTCTCGCAATACCTCTGATGGTGTTGGCGTGATCGAAGTAACGTTTGATGTGGGCGTTGATCTCGACAATGCGAACATGCTCACGCAGAACCGCGTGTCACAAGCAAACTCACGTCTTCCGCAAGAGGTGTTGCAACAGGGTGTTACTGTTGCAAAACTCAACCCGTCGATCCTGATGCTTGTTAGCATCGCCTCACCAAAGGGAACGTATAGTGGCGAGTTCCTCAACAACTATGCGATGATCAATGTTCGAGATCAGATCCTGCGGGTAAAGGGTGTGTCGCAGGTGGATCTCATGGGCGGGTCGGAATACTCCATGCGTATCTGGCTCAAACCCGATATGATGGCAAAGCTCGGACTGACAAGTTCCGATGTGATGACGGCCGTCAAGGATCAGAACATTCAGGCTCCTGCCGGTAAGGTTGGCGCACCGCCTTCAGCACCGGGACAGGAGAATACGTTTACGGTCAGTGCTCCCGGACGTCTCACCACGCCCGAAGAATTTGCCAACATCATCCTGCGCGAAACCGCTGACGGACGTATCGTGCGTCTCGGAGATGTAGCACGTGTTGAACTCGGTTCAGAAAACTACAAGTCGTTTGGTCGATTAGGGGGCAAACCATCCGCCCTTTTGGCAATCTATCTTCTTCCCGGTGCCAATCAGTTGGAGTCGGCAGAAGGCATCTATGAAACGCTCGAGACGTTGAAGTCTACGTTCCCGGACGACATCACCGCAGTTGTTGGGTATGATACAACACCTGCTGTTGAAGCATCCATTGAGGAGATCGTTCACACACTTCTTGAGGCCGTCCTCCTTGTGATCCTTGTGGTCTTCATCTTCTTGCAGAACGGAAGAGCCACACTCATTCCCTTGCTTACGGTTCCGGTGTCCCTCATCGGTACCTTCGCTCTCTTCCCATTGCTCGGATTCTCCATCAACACGGTGTCGCTCTTCGGACTCGTGTTGGCCATCGGTATCGTTGTGGATGATGCCATTGTGGTGGTAGAGGCCGTGATGCATCACATGGAACAGGGGATGAACTCACGAGAGGCAACACTCAAGGCCATGAGCGAGGTGTCGGGTCCGGTTGTTGCCATTGCCTTGATCCTCGCTGCTGTGTTCGTCCCTGTTGCGTTCTTGGGCGGGATCACAGGCCGACTCTATCAGCAGTTCGCCATGACCATCGCCTTCTCGGTGATCCTCTCGGCCTTCAACGCCCTTACGCTGAGTCCGGCCCTAGCAGCCATGCTGCTTAAGCCAACAGATCTCAACGGCAAGGGGCCCCTTAAAGCATTCTATCGGTGGTTCAACAAGATCTTTGGTCGAACAACGGACGGATACATCAGTATTGTTCGACTCGTTGTTCGTAAGTCGGTCCTTGCCCTTGTGGCCGTGGTTGGCTTTGCGGTCTTGGCAGTGCTCACAATGGGCCGTGTACCAAGCGGCTTTGTTCCGGATGAAGACCAGGGCATCTTCCTTGCCAACGTGATGTTGCCGAATGCTTCATCGCTTGAGCGCACGGATGCACTGTGTGCGCAGATCGAGAAGATCCTTGCGGCACAGCCAGGTATTGAGTCGTATAACACGGTGGGTGGACTTTCCTTCCTCACCAACGCGTACACACCAAACGTTGCATCGTTCTTGGTGCGACTCAAACCATGGTCGGAGCGTGATTCTCCCGAGCTTCATGCAAAGAGCATCATGAAGACCTTGAACCGCAAGTTCATGGCATTGCCCGAGGCCATCGTCTTCTGTTTTGCTCCGCCAACCATCCCTGGTTTTGGTGCGGCAGGGGGCTTCTCGGCCTATCTCCAAGACAGGTCGGGATCGATGACCGTAAAGGACATGCAGGAACAGACCATGAAGTTCATGGCTGCGGCATCGAAGCGTCCGGAACTCATCAATCTCTTCACGCAGTTCGATGCCGGCGTTCCTCAGATCGGTGTTGATCTCGATCGAGAGAAGGCGCGCAAGCTTGGTGTGAATATTCAAGATGTCTTCACAACGTTGCAGGCAGCGTTGGGTGGGGCGTATATCAACGACTTCAACAGGTTCGGCAGGCTCTACCGTGTGTACATGCAGTCGGAGTCGCAATACCGTCAGACCGTCTCCGACATCGGCGGATTCTACGTTCGTAGCCGAACAACGGATGAAATGATCCCGCTCTCAACACTCGTTACAACGAGCAACACCACGGGTGCTGAAGTGATGTATCGCTTCAATCTGTTCCGCAGTGTTGCCATCAGCGGTGCAGCCGGACAAGGCTATTCATCGGGTCAAGCACTTACGGCACTTGAAGAAGTTGCCGCTTCGGAACTACCCAACACCATGAGTATTGCCTTTGCCGGATTGTCGTTTGAAGAGAAACGTGCACCAAGCCCCGTACCAACCTTCATCTTGGCCATTGTGCTGGTGTTCTTGTTGTTGGCCTCGCAATACGACTCGTGGAAACTTCCATGGAGTGTGTTGTTGGGAACACCGATCGCTGCATTCGGCGCATTCTTTGGTGTGTGGATCATGGGGCTGGATAACAACGTGTATACGCAGATCGGTTTGATCCTGCTCATCGGACTTGCAGCGAAAAACTCTATCCTCATCGTAGAGTTTGCGAAAGAGACCGTGGAGAAGGAGAAGGCATCGTATGCGGAGGCGGCCGTGAAGTCTGCTCGATTGCGTTTCCGTCCGATCCTCATGACTGCCTTTGCCTTTATTCTCGGCGTTGTGCCGTTGATGACCGCTTCCGGATCCGGGGCCGGCTCGCGCGTGGCCATGGGAACAGCTGTGTTCTATGGGATGCTTATCGCCACGGCATTTGGTGTTGTGTTGGTGCCTGGACTTTTTGCCTTTATCGAAGGATTCTCTCTGAAGAAGAAGGCCAAGGCAGAGCAGGCAGCCAACGTTCCTACGGAGAGTGCACAATGA